The Acipenser ruthenus chromosome 30, fAciRut3.2 maternal haplotype, whole genome shotgun sequence genome includes the window CTGTTTAATACAATGGGTTCCGTAAGCATGTGGATGTCAGGTCCATGCAGGGGTTTCCATTGCAGCCAGCATGGTGCAACAAACCCTTCCAGAGAAACACGAGCTAATAACGAgctggagtaaacagctttgagaaccTGGCCCAACATGTTTTAAAGTGATGATGTTACAGAAGAGGCAGAAGaaactagatagatagatagatagatagatagacagacagatagatagatagatagatagatagatagatagatagatagatagatagacagatagatagatatagatagatagatagatagatagatagacagatagacagatagatagacagatagatagatagatagatagatagatagatagatagatagatagatagatagatagatatacatacagtagtgtgcaaatgtgttGCTTCTGCAGtttggatttgttgtgcatattaaCTTTTTATAAGTTGTTTAAAATGcgtaattaaagcacaaagtggtctaacgttttcacacacgagtgcctgttgtatattactgattactgagcggaaattgaaattctcacacccagacgTGCAGGTAAGTacataaaggatatcaatgaggtgttctgataaatctgcacactactgtatgtatatataatgtatttattccaGTTCTTGTGTGTGTACACTTTTACTTTCTGGGTTCTTTAAACAAGTCTGGGTCTCAATACAATCCCTCCAGTAGATGTGCTCATTGATTTCACACAGTGTGACGTCTTGCAGCTAGAAGCACGTTCTGTTTAAAAACACCCAGGTCCGGCTAGGAAGACCATTCCTGTGTAATTGacatcatctctctctctctctcaatatatatatatataacagggcTGGACGtgtgagcagaggcgggctgcTTTTTAAGTTGATGAGAGGCACAGCTCCAGCAGGCTGCAGTGATTTGTGTTTTTCTATTGTAAGTGTCTTGTATGCAATTGCTTTAAAGAAGTGGTGCATCCCATTTAAAAGATTGTCAGTTAACACGCAGATCGTGTTAACTGACTTCTAAAGTGCAGTCAGGGAATCAATTAAGACAAATCCATGAGCTCAACAGCCAGTAATACTCTCCTATCTGTCAGCCACAAGTCTGAACACAATGTGTGAAACTCTGCCAAGGCCCTCTGTTGAGAACAGAGGGAGGATGGCAGCTGCAATGCTGGGACTCCTTTGTAAAACAGCAGCTCAGTTTATTGGTTAATGGTTAATTAGTATAGTAAGCTATTTAGAACATATACACAGATAAGATAAAGCTGTTCAGCATACCTCAGGTCCCTGCTATTAAGGGCTTCGTTCACATTGGGTTTGAAGACAGTACTgcagtaatgtttagcaaatgaaATGAAAGACAGGAACAGGCCGGCTACTGAGGGGAATAAACTTTGACTTCATCAAACAAACTCTTTATCTCACCTGCCggcatataaaacacacataaagtaacataatacatatatattgtaCCGATACATTATGAATAACAACTGATAAGATTCATCAACAGCTACCTAATGTCTGCTCAGATAGGACTGTACACAGCCAGTATTTATCAATTCACATGAAACACAAAGATTTCACACAGGAATGACAACCCATGAAATAGTACACTGCATAGACACAATGCATTGAAATAACACTGCATAGACACAATGCATTTCAATAACACCGCATAGGcacaatgtaatttaataacactGCATTTTGTAGTATAGTGTGGGTTCACATTCTTGGAATCTCCACCCCATGATCACTACATTAACAACCCATTTTCTTTGCacaggttagagttagggttaggttagggttagggttgggttagggttaggttagggtcaGGGTATTGCCTTTTCTCTTCCAGGTTTATATTTGTTTGTGGGTGGACTGCCACTGCTGCTGAAATCCCTGTGCTTCTTATTTAGATCCTGTAACCTCACAAAGTTACCTGGGTCCCTTTAGCCCTGTTGTTGACAATGTATTAAGTAAGGAAGGGCGGACTGGATTTCATATAACCTCTCTACACTGCTGCCACTTTCTCtaacatgcccacaccagggtataccaggagaacatgccccacaccagggtataccaggagaacatgccccacaccagggtataccaggagaacatgcccacaccagggtatatcaggagaacatgccccacaccagggtataccaggagaacagaTCCACTGACTGCATTAGTTTAGAGCATCTATTGCAGCTGGTCGATGGCTCTTTTTAATCCAGCTCATCTGTGTGCTCAGTAATTGCTACCAGTTTCACTTGGTGCCAATTCCATGCTGAGTCAGGGATCAAACACGAGAATtacactttcacaaaacaaagcGCTTGAGTCATCACTTTAGGCAATACAATTTCAATACTGCAGCCACTTAGAATTCCTCCGGTTCTATTCAAGGATTAAACACCTGAACAGGAATTGCTTTATTATTCCCCTCAGGTACACAAGGAGCTGAGCAGCACTTCAAAAGGTTACTTCTTAAAGTACATTTGAGAGCCACTCAGGTTTCCTTTTTATTTGTGCGCCACATATGTCCCTGTAGCTTAAAGGGTTAAAGCATCTTTTGGGGACTGACTGCCAATCGTCAGGGTTGATGGGATGCAAGTTTAAACTAAACCCTGGTTAAACCAGCACTATGACTGCAGCACGGCTGCAACAAGTTCTCAAGTAAAACACGACCCTCCCTTTTAATTAAAGCGATGGTTACAGTACTGTACCACATCTTTCTCTAGTCCTGACAAGCATCCCACAGCATTTCAGAGGACTGCAGACAGCAACACGCTCCTCCCATTCAAATGAGAGAGGGCTTTTCATTGAGATCTGGGTTGCTGCTCAGTAACAGAGAGCTGTAGGATACTCTGAAAAGAGCCCACAGCTGGGCTAGCATTTTACCAAAGCAATGCAACAGTAACATGCATCCACCTAGAGTGGAGCCCATGGACAGAGCCAGAGAGGCTCTGGATTGCAAGGGACCCTTTTCTCCACACAGCCAGTAGTGGGAAGCAGATGCAGCTCTTGTGCTGGGCTCATCAGATGCACATCGAAACTAGACCCAGGTTAAACCAGCACTGTGGATGGAGCACGGCTGCAAGAAGTTCTCAAGCATGGCGGAGGAAATGAATATCAGGGGGCATGTGGATGTGCTGTACATTTCAATTGAAACTGGGATCGCGCTGGCGTCAGTCTTGGGTAATATACTAGTGGTCCTGGTGGTGAGAATAAACCGTGCTCTGAGGGACACAACCTTCTGCTTCATGGTCTCCCTGGCTCTCGCTGATATTGCTGTAGGCGTCCTGGTCATACCTCTAGCCATCATCGTCAGCCTTGGATTAAAAACTCAATTCTACACATGCTTGTTCTTCGCTTGCCTGCTTGTGATAATCACACAGAGCTCAATCCTGTCTCTGCTGGCTATAGCAATAGACAGGTACCTGAGAGTTAAGATCCCAACAAGGTAAGGgctctgtctgtttgtctatctgtctgtctgtctgtctgcctgtctgtctgtctgcctgcctgtctgtctgtctgtctgtctgcctgcctgcctgcctgtctgtctgtctgcctgcctgcctgtctgtctgtctgtctgtctgtttgtctatctgcctgcctgcctgtctgtctgtctgtctgtctgtctgtctacctgcctgtctgtctgtctgtctgcctgcctgcctgtctgtctgtctgtctgtctgcctgcctgcctgcctgtctgtctgtctgtctgtctgtctgcctgcctgcctgcctgcctgtctgtctgtctgcctgtctgtctgtctgtctgtctgtctgcctgcctgtctgcctgtctgtctgtctgcctgcctgcctgtctgtctgtctgtctgtctgtctgcctgtctgtctgtctgtctgcacacaGTCTGCTGTTCAGTTCTAACTCATATGTCTGGTTTCATTGGACTGAGTGCTGATCGGTCTGTGAAACCATCTGGGAGTAGTTTTCTTCCACTGCGTTTTATGAAAATGTCATCAGCTTCATTTATGGCATCTACTGCATCTGCCCATATATAAATCTATATGAACTATACAGAACCACTATGGCACGTGTGTTTGATTGGATTCACAAAGTGTTACCTCCTCAGTCTGTTTTAACTGATTCAAAGCAGACTGGTATTCATGAAACTAGTAGGCAATATGatatattctaaaatgtattcatagctcacatgtatatactatatatatatatatattgaagatgTACATCATATGGGAGTGAGCAGGCAACACAGTGTGGGTCGTCTACTTTCAGAATTGGAAATTCTTATTCAACATACGTTTCTGAGGAAAAAGCTTGCATGGTTATATTTCCACATTCCTATTCAATAAAATAGGTCAGTagaaattcaatttaaaacaatatttctttTGGGACATAATAAGCCAAACTTTTGTGTTGCAAacaaaactgtacatattaatgAATGTTGTAAGGCAATGCAAGCCCAGTTTGGGTAAAGTGTAGATCTTAGCACTGAATCTATGAACTGTCTGAAAGCGTGCCTGCAATATATCAATGCAGATCAATGGCTGAGAAAGCTTTTAGGGAAATTAAAACTGATCCTGTCCTTGAGAAGTGGACCACTTTGCATTTTTGGCACAATCCAGGTCATTATCCTGATGAACCACTTTGAATAAATCAGTAAAGGGAAAACTATTTGTCCCAAACTATTTGTTTGAAGATATTAAAATTTTGCTGCAGTATATAAAGTATAAGCCctgtgttttagattttgatgAACAGCCTGGCACCAGACCAATGCTACTCACAGGGCTCCAAGACACTTGAGTGAATTATGCTGGGAGTTTCCTCTTCAATGTCTGCtggagctcacagggcgcctggccagcagggtgcaCTGTGGCACAGTGAGGTGACGCAGTCCCTCTCAATTCTACCTCCCTAAAGCCAATGTAGCTGTTCTATAGTGAAATGTTATGTAAAGTGCCTACAGCTTATTCCATTGAGTTCTCTTTTGTAATGATGTTGTGTTCTGTCAATAGGTACAGCACAATAGTCACCCAGCAAAGAGCCTGGAGAGCTGTCTGCCTCTGCTGGATTTTGTCCACAGTTACGGGACTGGTTCCCATTTTCGGATGGCACAACCGGGAAAAGATCGGCGTGGATGAAAGGAACGCCACGTCCGGGAGCATCGTGTGCCAGTTCACCACCGTCATGAGGATGGATTACATGGTGTACTTTAACTTCTTCGGCTGGGTTGTCCTGCCCTTGACAATCATGATGGGGCTGTACGCGGAAATCTTTTACGTGATCCGGAAACAGCTGAACAAGAGAGCGGAGGCGTCAAGCGACTCCAGCAGCAAATACTATGGCAAGGAGCTCAAGCTGGCCAAGTCCTTAGCCCTGGTGCTCTTTCTGTTCACTGTCTGCTGGCTGCCCCTGCACATCATGAACTGTGTTCATTACTTCTGCCCCACATGTCACGTGCCTAAGACTGCTATGTACATTGGCATATTCATGTCCCACGCCAATTCGGCTGTCAATCCACTTGTGTATGCTTTCAGAATAAACCGCTTTCGAAGAACACTGCTTCAGATTTGGAGAAGGCTTCTTTGTAAAAGTAATGACCCAAGCCTGTGCAATATTAGCCCACCAGCTGTTGCAGAGAAGAAACTGAACCAATGATTCTGAATTCTGCACTATGGTTTTTATATACCAGTGATGTTTGTAAAAGTAGAAAATGCAAATTCTGATGGCTTTTCAAAggcctaacacacacacagacatgcacacacacacacacgcacacacacgcacgcacgcatgcacacacacacacacgtagcgTATATTCTGTTCatgccatttattttatttgcatataTTTCAAAGCAAGTCCTTTTATAAACAGATGCTCCGTCTCTTTACTTTGAATGCTGTCTTTCATTATTGAGAGTTTCTCTCTATGTATTGCCCTGCCTGTGTGTGAATGTACCGAGAAGGTTCACAGTGTAACattgtaataaaaacaacagGTCAGTAAAGCTAACTCACTGCCACTGCACCTCATTGGGGGGAACAACATGAATACAATCATTAAAGACTTTGAACTTGTGAAATCATTCCAACTACATTTCAGTCAAGCAGGTTAAAGATTCGTGAAGCCTGAACACCCCACATCCAACTCCAAGAAAGAACAGAAGACAGCAGGAAAGCTTAAGAATGAGACGAGAACACATCTGCGCTCCCGAATTCTGTACTTTCTACATCTGTCTCACTGGAAGCTAATCTGGGACGGTGGATAGAACAAGCCCCCTAAATGATTGCCGATACTCTTTGTCACTCTGTCTCCATTAATATGAGGAGCTGGTCCATGTGTTTAATTACTAGGGCTTCCATCTTGAAATATTCATCCCACATTAAGACTGTGGGTTCACCAAGAATCTGCCAAGTCAGATACCTAGAAAATGACTCAGCAGCTATTTACAATTAGGGGGATGTTTTCATAGCATTTACAGCACAGCAGTGTTGAATTCATCATTTTTAAAGGTCATTTCATGACAGAAAATGAGAAACTTGAGAGCGAATGTTTTGAAAATGCaccctacaatatatatatatatatatatatatatatatatatatatatatatatatatatatatatatataatcattatttgttttttaaatgtcccaCTTTTAAAGGTCTAGTATGCACAGTGCAGCACTTGAACTAAATGCTTCTCCAAAGCAGACAACAGTGCTTTGCGTTCAGTGCAACACTGCCCCTGGtgtataacaaataaatacttcACCACACTGGCCTCTAGATGTCACTGCTGTCACTCCAGCACGGAATTACAGCAGATCAGTGCTGACGCAGTTGTGAGGCAGCTCCTTTGTTTTCAATATATCGGCACTTCAACCACgtgttttataattttacaatGTAACTTTACCCCTGCAAAAAAAACGCCTCACACATCCACTGATGTTGTGCCAGTCCACAGTTCAGCGCCACTGCTCTTCTGTTCAGTGGGTAACACGCTAACAGCAGACTATACCTGCACTGGACTGTATCAAACAATGCGCAGGCATGCGTGTACACGTGTTTAATCACACGGTTATTAAGAGCGCCGTTCTGTGCTGGCTGCTCCACAGAAGGGGACCATTGCTAGGCAGGGGAATCAGTCTGAGCAATTGAACACATTTaaagtacaccgccagctctctgctttcctgtccaaccactctctgcttgaccctctccaatctggcttccgctctgctcactccactgaaaccgcccttctctctgtcaccaactcacttaagtgtgcccgagctgcctctctctcctctgtcctaattctcctcgacctctctgctgcctttgacactgttgatcactctattctactatcatctcttgctgacctggggatctctggcactgctctggcctggttctcctcctacctctccaaccgcacttaccaggtaacctggcgtggagcaacctccacacctcaccctctcttgactggagtcccccaagggtcagtcttgggtcctctcctgttctctctctacacccgctccctgggccccctcatcgcatcctatggtttctcataccatttctatgctgatgatgctcagattttcctctccttccccacctctgactccaccatctcctcccgtatctctacctgtctgtctgctatttcctcctggatgcactcgcatcacctcaaactcaacctctctaaatctgacctccttttctttccctcctcctccccctcctctgatctctctatctctgttcctctggaatctaccacactctctccctcttcctcagctaaaaaccttggagtcaccctggacccctgcctctcttattcccagcacatctccactctggcacgcacttgcagattcttcctgagcaacatccgaagaatccgacccttcctcaccaactatgctacccagctcctggtccaggccctggtactctcccgcctagactactgcaactccctcctggctggcctccctgcgtccgccacccgtccgctccagctcatccagaactctgctgctcgcctggtgttctctctacctcgcttcgcccacgctactccactactccgctcgctccactggctcccgatcaccgctcgcatccagttcaagactcttgtactagcctacagatgccttgatcagactgcacccagctacctccagaccctcatctctccctacacccccactcgacctctccgctccgcctgcactagaagactggctctacctccgctacgctcccctgcctcccgagcccgctccttctccacccttgctccgcagtggtggaacgaccttcctacagatgtcaggactgcccagtccctgaccacattccggcgcctccttaagactcacctcttcaaacagcacctgtagaactcctctgttgtatcctgggacactatcacccttcatttaaatatgctttattttgctcttatctgccccctattttactgcatttaatcctgtacctcagaatattgtaatctcccaagtgtttaatctgtagtattttgtacttaatcatatcctgatgtaactatcactacttaatcatatcctgatgtaactttcactattatctgctgtattattgaattgtggtttgtcacacttgagaattattgtatttcttgttcttattgtatgacttatattgtaacacttgaatgtatttgtatttgcttgcgattgtaagtcgccctggataagggcgtctgctaagaaataaataataataataataataaagaccggCGGTCCTCGTGGAGGTGCAGACTGCACTGTACAGGAGGGGGATGCCTTTTATAAGAAGTCTCCTGAAAGATCACATTGTCTCCACTCCTTGAACGGCTTTTTGTCGGACatcaaccaaccagctgcttccctggTTGATTGAcacgctttcagccagtaacaagcTTCGACCCAGAGACGAAACGAGCGCGTGGGCAAATTCTCTCAATGTCCTTTTATGGCACATCAAACCTGTTCCATCTATCATGTTCAAGTACCTGAAGGAAAAAAACCCTCTTCAAATCCTATGcctacgagcaaatcagattccCAGGGCCCTTTATATGGAGCAACTCACAAAGTGCCTCCCCATGGTACATGCCCAGATAAAATCTGCATTGGTAAACAAGTGGTCGAGAAGCCACGCTCAGCTGGGCACGAATGGAGCCAGCTGAATATTATCAGGCGCTGTTAGCATTCCACCGGAGCTCTAATCAAGGGCATCACGTTGGTGAAGGCTTGATAAGTGTAGCCAACAGAAATCAGACGCGCTTGAAGTCACCTCGTGTTGCAGAGAGGAGAATGTCAGCTAGGCGCTTGAGAGGGCACGCTGCAAAACAAACCAGGAGGTGATGGAGGAATGACAGTAAACAACggttaaaaaaaaccaacaacacaaGGGTTACAGGCAGCGTTCACTGTGAACTTCGCCCTCAGCTGATAGCGTGCGAAGGATCTCTTCATGGTGCCGTGTGTGCTAATGTCACACGTATtagtcctattattattattattattattattattattattattattattattattattattattattattattattattattattacagcaggCCCCCCGtgcaagtaaaaatgaaaaaaatgacaaaacttaACATATATaaacaaagtgttttaaaaagtgaagatagaaaaagaaaaaaaaaaaagacgagagTTGAGCTatcccaaaacaaaacaacaaaacaacgcGACCGAAACGCTGCAGGTAAGAAAGAGATGGGAGCAACAGTCGACAGCACGTCGTCGTCGCCCTTTCAGTGTGAAGATGCCAGCGGTCAGCGTGTCTGAGTATTGAAACGCAGGGGTCAGTCCGTTATCATCCAGTTGCAGGAGTGATGCGAGGCCGGAAGCCGGACAGAAATCACCATGGTAACTGCCGTTTCTGTTCGCAGTACCAGCTGGGATGAGAAGTCTAGACGGTGCTTCACCCACAACACACAAATCaagtactaaataaataaataaataaataaataaataaataaataccgatCAAATCAACCTCTAAGCTTTGAATCTCGGGTCTTTCAACGTTTATATATTTCAGGGGTGTCCAGCAGATGGCGCTGCCGCATTTACAGCGTGTT containing:
- the LOC117433483 gene encoding adenosine receptor A1-like, with amino-acid sequence MEHGCKKFSSMAEEMNIRGHVDVLYISIETGIALASVLGNILVVLVVRINRALRDTTFCFMVSLALADIAVGVLVIPLAIIVSLGLKTQFYTCLFFACLLVIITQSSILSLLAIAIDRYLRVKIPTRYSTIVTQQRAWRAVCLCWILSTVTGLVPIFGWHNREKIGVDERNATSGSIVCQFTTVMRMDYMVYFNFFGWVVLPLTIMMGLYAEIFYVIRKQLNKRAEASSDSSSKYYGKELKLAKSLALVLFLFTVCWLPLHIMNCVHYFCPTCHVPKTAMYIGIFMSHANSAVNPLVYAFRINRFRRTLLQIWRRLLCKSNDPSLCNISPPAVAEKKLNQ